The Petropleomorpha daqingensis genome includes a window with the following:
- a CDS encoding VOC family protein, protein MIGQLHSVVIDAPDAHALATFYAQLLGMDVTGSPGDDWVVITGAGYRLAFQQAPDLQPPDWPDPDRPQQFHLDVYVQDVDEAEPKALALGARRLPGEGGDFRVYADPVGHPFCLVWDAA, encoded by the coding sequence ATGATCGGCCAGCTGCACTCCGTCGTCATCGACGCTCCGGACGCCCACGCGCTCGCCACCTTCTACGCCCAGCTGCTCGGCATGGACGTGACGGGCTCTCCCGGCGACGACTGGGTGGTGATCACCGGTGCCGGCTACCGGCTGGCCTTCCAGCAGGCCCCGGACCTGCAACCGCCGGACTGGCCCGATCCCGACCGGCCGCAGCAGTTCCACCTCGACGTCTACGTGCAGGACGTCGACGAGGCCGAGCCGAAGGCACTCGCCCTCGGCGCGCGGCGGTTGCCCGGTGAAGGCGGCGACTTCCGGGTCTACGCCGACCCGGTGGGTCACCCGTTCTGCCTGGTGTGGGACGCGGCATGA
- a CDS encoding YbaK/EbsC family protein, producing the protein MTAPVLGTLPWQPAADHPELLGAPVAAALPSLPGPAWVAEIDEDLADTAAFTDAYQVPSAASANCVVVAARRAGQTTMAACVVLATTRADVNGLVRRHLDARKASFAPQDVAVAESGMAYGGITPIGLPAGWPVLVDAAVAAADLVVIGSGTRGSKLAVPGALLAQLPGAQVLEGLGQPLEQRQPPRPERAPDDTDVGWGERPRDPDDDDRRYLEDRPPHWGSD; encoded by the coding sequence ATGACCGCGCCCGTGCTCGGCACGCTGCCGTGGCAGCCGGCGGCCGACCACCCGGAGCTGCTCGGAGCACCCGTCGCGGCGGCCCTCCCGTCGCTGCCCGGCCCGGCGTGGGTGGCCGAGATCGACGAGGACCTCGCCGACACCGCCGCCTTCACCGACGCCTACCAGGTGCCGTCCGCCGCCTCGGCCAACTGCGTCGTGGTCGCCGCCCGCCGCGCCGGCCAGACGACGATGGCGGCCTGCGTCGTCCTCGCGACCACCCGCGCCGACGTCAACGGCCTGGTCCGCCGGCACCTCGACGCCCGCAAGGCCTCCTTCGCCCCCCAGGACGTCGCGGTCGCCGAGAGCGGGATGGCCTACGGCGGGATCACCCCGATCGGGCTGCCGGCCGGCTGGCCGGTGCTCGTCGACGCAGCCGTGGCGGCCGCGGACCTCGTCGTCATCGGATCCGGGACGCGGGGCAGCAAGCTCGCCGTCCCGGGCGCCCTGCTCGCCCAGCTCCCGGGCGCCCAGGTGCTCGAGGGGCTCGGGCAGCCGCTGGAGCAGCGGCAGCCGCCCCGGCCCGAACGGGCCCCCGACGACACCGACGTCGGCTGGGGTGAGCGGCCGCGCGACCCGGACGACGACGACCGCCGCTACCTCGAGGACCGGCCGCCGCACTGGGGCAGCGACTAG